One window of the Xiphophorus couchianus chromosome 12, X_couchianus-1.0, whole genome shotgun sequence genome contains the following:
- the dbnlb gene encoding drebrin-like b isoform X1: MAVNLSKNGPALTAAYKEVVDEKSDTNWALFTYEGNSNDIRLVEKGDGGLEELVEELNSGKVMYAFCRVQDPNSGLPKYVLINWTGEGVKDARKGICANHVSSVANFLKGAHVTINARADEDVEPEAIMQKVAKASGANYSFHKEASNRFQDSGPQGPVGSVYQKTNAMSEIRKTNKDNFWAQAEKEEEKRRQEDRRKAEEERQKLERERKDRETKEAVQRDKRDKERSSQIDQQKKYQQQLEAESKEQEKQRWEEEQQQQNDAAQRKAVRRGDSVEKANEAASLISQRAVNPREMFKQRERGMTPSDSDAPSAAPDSPQPGRLRSPFLSKQAYESERASSPPRQPSPSPVPAAVVRATEPDLNDEQATFEKDEHEQETPPQEQRKEEAPAANTYVEETPYEEPAQVDESNSYEMTVEETSDKGICARALYDYQAADDTEISFDPDEIITGIEMIDEGWWRGYGPDGHFGMFPANYVELM; the protein is encoded by the exons ATGGCTGTTAACCTCAGTAAAAATGGCCCTGCGTTAACAGCTGCCTATAAAGAAGTAGTGGATGAAAAATCCGACACGAACTG GGCCTTGTTCACGTACGAGGGAAACAGCAATGACATTCGCCTGGTAGAAAAAGGAG ATGGAGGCCTGGAGGAGCTGGTTGAGGAGCTCAACAGTGGAAAAGTGATGTACGCTTTCTGCCGGGTCCAGGATCCCAATTCCGGTCTGCCTAAATATGTCCTCATCAACTGG ACTGGAGAGGGTGTAAAAGATGCCAGGAAGGGAATATGTGCAAACCACGTCAGCTCTGTGGCCAATTTCCTTAAG GGGGCCCATGTCACCATCAATGCCAGAGCAGATGAGGATGTGGAGCCTGAGGCGATCATGCAGAAGGTGGCCAAAGCTTCAGGAGCCAACTACAGCTTCCACAAAGAAGCCTCCAACCGCTtccaggacagcggccctcagGGGCCCGTG GGTTCAGTGTACCAGAAAACCAATGCCATGTCAGAAATAAGGAAGACCAATAAAGACAACTTCTGGGCACAGGCAGAG aaagaagaggagaaacGTCGCCAGGAGGACCGTCGTAAGGCTGAGGAGGAGCGTCAAAAGctggagagggagaggaaagaCCGAGAGACCAAAGAGGCAGTGCAGAGGGATAAAAGGGACAAGGAGAGATCTTCTCAAATCGATCAACAAAA GAAGtatcagcagcagctggaagccGAGAGCAAAGAGCAGGAAAAGCAACGCTGG gaggaggagcagcagcagcagaacgaTGCAGCTCAAAGGAAAGCAGTCAGGAGAGGTGACTCTGTGGAGAAAGCCAAC GAGGCGGCTTCTCTGATCTCTCAGCGTGCCGTGAACCCCAGGGAAATGTTCAAGCAGCGGGAGCGAGGAATGACTCCCAGCGACTCAGACGCTCCCTCTGCTGCCCCTGACAGCCCTCAGCCAG GGCGACTTCGAAGCCCTTTTCTGTCTAAGCAAGCGTACGAATCTGAGCGAGCCAGCTCACCTCCGCGCCAaccttctccttctcctgtgCCAGCTGCTGTTGTCCGTGCCACAG AGCCGGATTTGAATGATGAGCAAGCCACATTTGAGAAAGATGAGCATGAGCAGGAGACTCCTCCCCAGGAACAGAGGAAAG aggagGCACCAGCTGCTAACACGTATGTTGAAGAAACACCTTATGAAGAGCCTGCCCAG GTGGATGAGAGTAACTCTTATGAAATGACTGTAGAGGAAACGTCAGACAAAGGAATCTGTGCCAGAGCATTATATGATTATCAGGCTG
- the dbnlb gene encoding drebrin-like b isoform X3: protein MAVNLSKNGPALTAAYKEVVDEKSDTNWALFTYEGNSNDIRLVEKGDGGLEELVEELNSGKVMYAFCRVQDPNSGLPKYVLINWTGEGVKDARKGICANHVSSVANFLKGAHVTINARADEDVEPEAIMQKVAKASGANYSFHKEASNRFQDSGPQGPVGSVYQKTNAMSEIRKTNKDNFWAQAEKEEEKRRQEDRRKAEEERQKLERERKDRETKEAVQRDKRDKERSSQIDQQKKYQQQLEAESKEQEKQRWEEEQQQQNDAAQRKAVRRGDSVEKANEAASLISQRAVNPREMFKQRERGMTPSDSDAPSAAPDSPQPGRLRSPFLSKQAYESERASSPPRQPSPSPVPAAVVRATEEAPAANTYVEETPYEEPAQVDESNSYEMTVEETSDKGICARALYDYQAADDTEISFDPDEIITGIEMIDEGWWRGYGPDGHFGMFPANYVELM, encoded by the exons ATGGCTGTTAACCTCAGTAAAAATGGCCCTGCGTTAACAGCTGCCTATAAAGAAGTAGTGGATGAAAAATCCGACACGAACTG GGCCTTGTTCACGTACGAGGGAAACAGCAATGACATTCGCCTGGTAGAAAAAGGAG ATGGAGGCCTGGAGGAGCTGGTTGAGGAGCTCAACAGTGGAAAAGTGATGTACGCTTTCTGCCGGGTCCAGGATCCCAATTCCGGTCTGCCTAAATATGTCCTCATCAACTGG ACTGGAGAGGGTGTAAAAGATGCCAGGAAGGGAATATGTGCAAACCACGTCAGCTCTGTGGCCAATTTCCTTAAG GGGGCCCATGTCACCATCAATGCCAGAGCAGATGAGGATGTGGAGCCTGAGGCGATCATGCAGAAGGTGGCCAAAGCTTCAGGAGCCAACTACAGCTTCCACAAAGAAGCCTCCAACCGCTtccaggacagcggccctcagGGGCCCGTG GGTTCAGTGTACCAGAAAACCAATGCCATGTCAGAAATAAGGAAGACCAATAAAGACAACTTCTGGGCACAGGCAGAG aaagaagaggagaaacGTCGCCAGGAGGACCGTCGTAAGGCTGAGGAGGAGCGTCAAAAGctggagagggagaggaaagaCCGAGAGACCAAAGAGGCAGTGCAGAGGGATAAAAGGGACAAGGAGAGATCTTCTCAAATCGATCAACAAAA GAAGtatcagcagcagctggaagccGAGAGCAAAGAGCAGGAAAAGCAACGCTGG gaggaggagcagcagcagcagaacgaTGCAGCTCAAAGGAAAGCAGTCAGGAGAGGTGACTCTGTGGAGAAAGCCAAC GAGGCGGCTTCTCTGATCTCTCAGCGTGCCGTGAACCCCAGGGAAATGTTCAAGCAGCGGGAGCGAGGAATGACTCCCAGCGACTCAGACGCTCCCTCTGCTGCCCCTGACAGCCCTCAGCCAG GGCGACTTCGAAGCCCTTTTCTGTCTAAGCAAGCGTACGAATCTGAGCGAGCCAGCTCACCTCCGCGCCAaccttctccttctcctgtgCCAGCTGCTGTTGTCCGTGCCACAG aggagGCACCAGCTGCTAACACGTATGTTGAAGAAACACCTTATGAAGAGCCTGCCCAG GTGGATGAGAGTAACTCTTATGAAATGACTGTAGAGGAAACGTCAGACAAAGGAATCTGTGCCAGAGCATTATATGATTATCAGGCTG
- the dbnlb gene encoding drebrin-like b isoform X2: MAVNLSKNGPALTAAYKEVVDEKSDTNWALFTYEGNSNDIRLVEKGDGGLEELVEELNSGKVMYAFCRVQDPNSGLPKYVLINWTGEGVKDARKGICANHVSSVANFLKGAHVTINARADEDVEPEAIMQKVAKASGANYSFHKEASNRFQDSGPQGPVGSVYQKTNAMSEIRKTNKDNFWAQAEKEEEKRRQEDRRKAEEERQKLERERKDRETKEAVQRDKRDKERSSQIDQQKKYQQQLEAESKEQEKQRWEAASLISQRAVNPREMFKQRERGMTPSDSDAPSAAPDSPQPGRLRSPFLSKQAYESERASSPPRQPSPSPVPAAVVRATEPDLNDEQATFEKDEHEQETPPQEQRKEEAPAANTYVEETPYEEPAQVDESNSYEMTVEETSDKGICARALYDYQAADDTEISFDPDEIITGIEMIDEGWWRGYGPDGHFGMFPANYVELM; the protein is encoded by the exons ATGGCTGTTAACCTCAGTAAAAATGGCCCTGCGTTAACAGCTGCCTATAAAGAAGTAGTGGATGAAAAATCCGACACGAACTG GGCCTTGTTCACGTACGAGGGAAACAGCAATGACATTCGCCTGGTAGAAAAAGGAG ATGGAGGCCTGGAGGAGCTGGTTGAGGAGCTCAACAGTGGAAAAGTGATGTACGCTTTCTGCCGGGTCCAGGATCCCAATTCCGGTCTGCCTAAATATGTCCTCATCAACTGG ACTGGAGAGGGTGTAAAAGATGCCAGGAAGGGAATATGTGCAAACCACGTCAGCTCTGTGGCCAATTTCCTTAAG GGGGCCCATGTCACCATCAATGCCAGAGCAGATGAGGATGTGGAGCCTGAGGCGATCATGCAGAAGGTGGCCAAAGCTTCAGGAGCCAACTACAGCTTCCACAAAGAAGCCTCCAACCGCTtccaggacagcggccctcagGGGCCCGTG GGTTCAGTGTACCAGAAAACCAATGCCATGTCAGAAATAAGGAAGACCAATAAAGACAACTTCTGGGCACAGGCAGAG aaagaagaggagaaacGTCGCCAGGAGGACCGTCGTAAGGCTGAGGAGGAGCGTCAAAAGctggagagggagaggaaagaCCGAGAGACCAAAGAGGCAGTGCAGAGGGATAAAAGGGACAAGGAGAGATCTTCTCAAATCGATCAACAAAA GAAGtatcagcagcagctggaagccGAGAGCAAAGAGCAGGAAAAGCAACGCTGG GAGGCGGCTTCTCTGATCTCTCAGCGTGCCGTGAACCCCAGGGAAATGTTCAAGCAGCGGGAGCGAGGAATGACTCCCAGCGACTCAGACGCTCCCTCTGCTGCCCCTGACAGCCCTCAGCCAG GGCGACTTCGAAGCCCTTTTCTGTCTAAGCAAGCGTACGAATCTGAGCGAGCCAGCTCACCTCCGCGCCAaccttctccttctcctgtgCCAGCTGCTGTTGTCCGTGCCACAG AGCCGGATTTGAATGATGAGCAAGCCACATTTGAGAAAGATGAGCATGAGCAGGAGACTCCTCCCCAGGAACAGAGGAAAG aggagGCACCAGCTGCTAACACGTATGTTGAAGAAACACCTTATGAAGAGCCTGCCCAG GTGGATGAGAGTAACTCTTATGAAATGACTGTAGAGGAAACGTCAGACAAAGGAATCTGTGCCAGAGCATTATATGATTATCAGGCTG
- the ube2d4 gene encoding ubiquitin-conjugating enzyme E2 D4 isoform X1 yields the protein MSVLLQNQSVIGLKALCRSADGWTFSYRISCKTSKFLIPSVMELSDLQRDPPAQCSAGPVGDDLFHWQATIMGPSDSPYQSGVFFLTIHFPTDYPFKPPKVAFTTKIYHPNINSNGSICLDILRSQWSPALTVSKVLLSICSLLCDPNPDDPLVPEIAHTYKADREKYNKLAREWTQKYAM from the exons ATGTCTGTCTTGCTGCAGAACCAAAGTGTGATTGGACTGAAGGCTCTGTGCAGATCAGCAGATGGCTGGACTTTCTCCTATAGGATTTCATGCAAGACATCAAAATTCCTGATCCCATCAGTTATG GAACTGTCCGACCTGCAGAGGGACCCTCCTGCCCAGTGTTCTGCTGGACCGGTCGGTGATGACT tGTTTCATTGGCAGGCAACAATAATGGGTCCA AGTGACAGTCCATACCAGAGTGGAGTCTTTTTCCTCACCATTCACTTTCCAACAGATTATCCCTTCAAACCACCAAAA GTTGCgttcacaacaaaaatatacCACCCTAATATCAACAGCAATGGAAGTATTTGTCTGGACATCCTGAGGTCACAGTGGTCACCTGCACTCACAGTCTCAAAAG TGTTATTGTCTATCTGCTCCCTTCTTTGTGATCCAAATCCAGACGACCCTCTGGTTCCCGAGATTGCTCATACATACAAAGCTGACAGGGAAAA ATACAACAAACTAGCAAGAGAATGGACACAGAAGTATGCTATGTGA
- the ube2d4 gene encoding ubiquitin-conjugating enzyme E2 D4 isoform X3 yields MALKRIQKELSDLQRDPPAQCSAGPVGDDLFHWQATIMGPSDSPYQSGVFFLTIHFPTDYPFKPPKVAFTTKIYHPNINSNGSICLDILRSQWSPALTVSKVLLSICSLLCDPNPDDPLVPEIAHTYKADREKYNKLAREWTQKYAM; encoded by the exons ATGGCGTTGAAAAGAATTCAGAAG GAACTGTCCGACCTGCAGAGGGACCCTCCTGCCCAGTGTTCTGCTGGACCGGTCGGTGATGACT tGTTTCATTGGCAGGCAACAATAATGGGTCCA AGTGACAGTCCATACCAGAGTGGAGTCTTTTTCCTCACCATTCACTTTCCAACAGATTATCCCTTCAAACCACCAAAA GTTGCgttcacaacaaaaatatacCACCCTAATATCAACAGCAATGGAAGTATTTGTCTGGACATCCTGAGGTCACAGTGGTCACCTGCACTCACAGTCTCAAAAG TGTTATTGTCTATCTGCTCCCTTCTTTGTGATCCAAATCCAGACGACCCTCTGGTTCCCGAGATTGCTCATACATACAAAGCTGACAGGGAAAA ATACAACAAACTAGCAAGAGAATGGACACAGAAGTATGCTATGTGA
- the ube2d4 gene encoding ubiquitin-conjugating enzyme E2 D4 isoform X2 — protein MTAALWLPNLNPTVSVAIYGMANGPLEQAMELSDLQRDPPAQCSAGPVGDDLFHWQATIMGPSDSPYQSGVFFLTIHFPTDYPFKPPKVAFTTKIYHPNINSNGSICLDILRSQWSPALTVSKVLLSICSLLCDPNPDDPLVPEIAHTYKADREKYNKLAREWTQKYAM, from the exons ATGACAGCTGCACTGTGGTTGCCAAATTTGAACCCTACAGTCAGTGTTGCCATATATGGAATGGCAAATGGGCCACTGGAGCAGGCTAtg GAACTGTCCGACCTGCAGAGGGACCCTCCTGCCCAGTGTTCTGCTGGACCGGTCGGTGATGACT tGTTTCATTGGCAGGCAACAATAATGGGTCCA AGTGACAGTCCATACCAGAGTGGAGTCTTTTTCCTCACCATTCACTTTCCAACAGATTATCCCTTCAAACCACCAAAA GTTGCgttcacaacaaaaatatacCACCCTAATATCAACAGCAATGGAAGTATTTGTCTGGACATCCTGAGGTCACAGTGGTCACCTGCACTCACAGTCTCAAAAG TGTTATTGTCTATCTGCTCCCTTCTTTGTGATCCAAATCCAGACGACCCTCTGGTTCCCGAGATTGCTCATACATACAAAGCTGACAGGGAAAA ATACAACAAACTAGCAAGAGAATGGACACAGAAGTATGCTATGTGA